A window of the Acidithiobacillus thiooxidans ATCC 19377 genome harbors these coding sequences:
- a CDS encoding 2-isopropylmalate synthase, translating into MTTSKEHLIIFDTTLRDGEQSPGASMTRDEKLRIAQALERLQVDVIEAGFPVASPGDFAAVQAIARTVRESRVCGLSRARDEDIRRAGEALKEANAARIHTFIATSPIHMQAKLRMSPEQVLERAVAAVKLARQYCDDVEFSAEDAGRSEEDFLCRVIEAVIQAGARTINIPDTVGYNLPDRFGQLIANLRNRIPNADQAIFSVHCHNDLGLAVANSLSAVQHGARQVECTINGLGERAGNAALEEIVMAVRTRQDAFACDTRIDTNQIVATSKLVSTITGFPVQPNKAIVGANAFAHESGIHQDGVLKHRETYEIMRAEDVGWSANRMTLGKLSGRAAVRARLEALGIHLDKDTLDQVFARFKDLADRKAEIFDEDLQALVNEDLQEEQAEHYRLGYLRVCSEMGTHPEATVEVWVDGVAKTAKAVGGGPVDAAFQAMESILKSETRLLLYSVNAITTGTDAQGDVTVRLQDASGRAVNGQGADTDIVVASAKAYLSAMNRLQGPSHRQHPQL; encoded by the coding sequence ATGACAACGTCCAAAGAGCATTTGATTATTTTTGACACTACCTTGCGCGACGGCGAGCAATCCCCGGGTGCTTCCATGACCCGGGATGAAAAACTGCGTATTGCCCAGGCCTTGGAACGCTTGCAGGTGGATGTCATTGAAGCCGGTTTTCCAGTTGCCAGCCCCGGGGACTTTGCCGCCGTGCAAGCCATCGCCAGGACCGTACGTGAAAGTCGGGTATGCGGGCTGTCGCGGGCGCGCGATGAAGACATTCGCCGTGCCGGTGAGGCGTTGAAGGAAGCCAATGCTGCACGTATTCATACCTTCATTGCCACCAGCCCGATTCATATGCAGGCAAAATTACGGATGAGCCCGGAGCAGGTTCTGGAACGTGCAGTGGCTGCGGTAAAACTGGCGCGGCAATATTGTGATGATGTGGAGTTTTCAGCGGAAGATGCGGGCCGTTCCGAGGAGGATTTCCTGTGCCGGGTGATTGAAGCAGTCATTCAAGCGGGAGCCCGTACCATCAATATTCCTGACACCGTTGGTTATAATCTGCCAGATCGCTTTGGTCAGCTAATTGCCAATTTGCGCAACCGGATTCCCAACGCCGATCAAGCCATTTTTTCAGTACATTGCCACAATGATCTGGGCCTGGCGGTGGCCAACTCCCTGTCTGCTGTGCAGCATGGTGCCCGACAGGTTGAATGCACGATCAACGGTCTGGGTGAACGAGCGGGTAATGCCGCCCTGGAAGAAATCGTGATGGCGGTGCGCACGCGGCAAGATGCTTTTGCCTGTGATACCCGCATTGATACCAACCAGATTGTGGCTACCAGCAAGCTGGTGTCTACGATTACCGGCTTTCCGGTCCAGCCCAACAAGGCCATTGTCGGAGCGAATGCTTTTGCCCATGAGTCAGGCATTCACCAGGATGGTGTGCTCAAGCATCGGGAGACCTATGAGATCATGCGTGCGGAAGATGTAGGCTGGTCGGCCAATCGCATGACGCTGGGCAAACTTTCCGGTCGGGCGGCGGTACGTGCGCGTCTGGAGGCGTTGGGTATTCATCTGGACAAAGATACGCTGGATCAGGTTTTTGCCCGCTTCAAGGATCTTGCCGACCGCAAGGCGGAAATATTTGATGAAGACCTGCAAGCGCTGGTCAATGAAGATCTGCAGGAAGAGCAGGCAGAACATTATCGTCTGGGTTATTTGCGGGTTTGCTCGGAAATGGGTACACATCCCGAAGCTACGGTGGAAGTCTGGGTGGACGGGGTGGCCAAAACCGCCAAGGCCGTAGGTGGCGGGCCGGTAGATGCGGCATTCCAGGCCATGGAAAGTATTTTGAAAAGTGAAACCCGTTTGCTGCTGTATTCAGTCAATGCTATTACCACAGGTACCGATGCCCAGGGCGATGTGACCGTGCGTCTGCAGGACGCCAGTGGTCGGGCCGTCAATGGACAGGGTGCCGATACTGATATTGTTGTGGCCAGTGCCAAGGCTTACCTTTCGGCGATGAATCGTTTGCAGGGTCCGTCACATCGCCAGCATCCGCAACTATAG